One window of the Streptomyces sp. ITFR-21 genome contains the following:
- a CDS encoding amidase: MTAGPAGEPGAGSGPEPLWHRSAGQLAAAYAEGSATPADVLEAVIERAEQVDERLNVFAHRAFDEARRAAAASGERWRRGTPAGPYDGVPVTVKDNIPVAGMPCAWGSRVFAARTPDRDELCVTRLRAGGWVILGKTNVSEFTLGLGNVDTLLHGTTRNPWDPRLTTGASTGGGAAAVAAGVGPVALGTDGGGSIRWPAAYCGLVGLKPTVGRIARHDGLPVVLHDLEVVAPAARTVADLAALLDAVAGPDPRDRASLGVPDPPGAGGRPLRIRLVGRFGDHPVEPAVTASLTAAADRLTALGHVVTAGPVPFDFARFDRHWRTIGTTGLAWLLRDHDGWRQQVGAIYPPMVEHGRSLTAVDYVAALTTFRELFVQLADFFTGTDLLLTPTAGAMPWPADQLAPPYQRVFTGIANATGVPAITLPGPPSPDGLPVGFQLLARYGADRLLLDVARDYESGFPWADRRPVPHPPKGA, from the coding sequence GTGACCGCCGGGCCCGCGGGGGAGCCCGGCGCCGGGTCCGGACCGGAGCCGCTGTGGCACCGGTCGGCCGGGCAGCTCGCCGCCGCCTACGCCGAGGGTTCGGCGACGCCCGCCGACGTGCTGGAGGCGGTGATCGAGCGTGCCGAGCAGGTCGACGAGCGGCTCAACGTCTTCGCCCACCGCGCCTTCGACGAAGCCCGCCGGGCCGCCGCCGCCAGCGGTGAACGGTGGCGGCGCGGCACCCCCGCGGGCCCCTACGACGGCGTGCCCGTCACCGTCAAGGACAACATCCCGGTCGCCGGAATGCCCTGTGCCTGGGGCAGCCGGGTCTTCGCCGCCCGGACGCCCGACCGGGACGAACTGTGCGTGACCCGGCTGCGGGCGGGCGGCTGGGTGATCCTCGGCAAGACCAACGTCTCGGAGTTCACCCTCGGCCTCGGCAACGTCGACACCCTGCTGCACGGCACCACCCGCAACCCGTGGGACCCCCGCCTCACCACCGGCGCCTCCACCGGCGGCGGTGCGGCGGCGGTCGCCGCGGGCGTCGGCCCGGTGGCGCTCGGCACCGACGGCGGCGGCTCCATCCGCTGGCCGGCCGCGTACTGCGGGCTGGTCGGCCTCAAGCCCACCGTGGGCCGGATCGCCCGCCACGACGGTCTGCCGGTGGTGCTGCACGACCTGGAAGTGGTCGCGCCCGCCGCCCGTACCGTCGCCGACCTGGCCGCGCTGCTGGACGCCGTGGCCGGCCCGGACCCGCGCGACCGCGCCTCGCTCGGCGTACCGGACCCGCCCGGGGCCGGCGGCCGGCCGCTGCGGATCAGGCTGGTCGGGCGGTTCGGCGACCATCCGGTGGAGCCGGCCGTGACCGCCTCGCTCACCGCCGCCGCCGACCGGCTCACCGCGCTGGGCCACGTGGTCACGGCGGGCCCGGTCCCCTTCGACTTCGCCCGCTTCGACCGGCACTGGCGGACCATCGGCACCACCGGGCTCGCCTGGCTGCTGCGCGACCACGACGGCTGGCGGCAGCAGGTCGGCGCCATCTACCCGCCGATGGTCGAGCACGGGCGGTCGCTCACCGCGGTCGACTACGTGGCCGCGCTCACCACCTTCCGCGAGTTGTTCGTCCAGCTCGCGGACTTCTTCACCGGCACCGACCTGCTGCTCACCCCGACGGCCGGCGCGATGCCCTGGCCCGCTGACCAGCTCGCACCGCCCTACCAGCGGGTTTTCACCGGCATCGCCAACGCCACCGGAGTCCCCGCGATCACCCTCCCCGGCCCGCCGTCCCCCGACGGCCTGCCCGTCGGCTTCCAGCTCCTCGCCCGCTACGGCGCGGACCGCCTGCTCCTGGACGTCGCCCGCGACTACGAGTCCGGCTTTCCCTGGGCCGACCGCCGGCCCGTCCCCCACCCCCCGAAAGGCGCCTGA
- a CDS encoding ring-opening amidohydrolase, giving the protein MPVRITSFDTASPGDTAELSFRLAGYAPHRIRRLALLVKTEGSADVNDFSRELASWRAREAVLAHGGPKLLDRTVFLHSTGAEGAMTPFGYLLVDLLEEGRGEGPGQDPDGGPDEAAAVRPAAGESAAAAAAAEAPGRKAAGGGTLALGVGRSRTIRGGEIGSARHVGLAEQAVAEAAADAGLAPADVALAVVKTPLTGHDEPVRVTSAEAKAVGALGAALALGEVARADVVPAAFGRDLSLHSARTMVFSSSEAARVEVLVLGNRPGAGGDLRIVSGPLADVLDAPGIRRVLAAAGADLTPDGTVREPARVAALLIKVGHRHDGTLRGARTTVLTSQLDPDKHVRSVMSGVAGSVLGTGRLFISANSVHQAPDGGGLCAAITTAAPAPAATPAPAAGAAVDTAGGGADAVSAGAAPGAAVTGGTV; this is encoded by the coding sequence ATGCCCGTCAGGATCACTTCCTTCGACACCGCGTCCCCGGGCGACACCGCCGAACTCTCCTTCCGGCTGGCCGGATACGCTCCGCACCGGATCCGCCGGCTCGCCCTGCTGGTGAAGACCGAAGGCAGCGCCGACGTCAACGACTTCTCCCGTGAACTGGCGTCCTGGCGTGCCCGGGAGGCCGTACTCGCCCACGGGGGGCCGAAGCTGCTCGACCGTACGGTCTTCCTGCACTCGACGGGCGCGGAGGGGGCGATGACGCCGTTCGGATACCTGCTGGTCGACCTGCTGGAGGAGGGCCGGGGGGAGGGGCCGGGACAGGATCCGGACGGCGGGCCGGACGAGGCGGCGGCCGTCCGGCCCGCGGCGGGGGAGAGCGCCGCCGCCGCGGCGGCGGCCGAGGCACCGGGACGAAAGGCAGCCGGCGGCGGCACGCTGGCCCTGGGGGTCGGGCGGAGCCGGACGATCCGCGGCGGGGAGATCGGGTCCGCGCGGCATGTCGGGCTGGCCGAGCAGGCGGTCGCCGAAGCGGCGGCGGACGCCGGACTGGCCCCCGCCGACGTGGCGCTCGCCGTCGTCAAGACCCCGCTGACCGGCCACGACGAACCCGTCCGGGTCACCTCCGCCGAGGCGAAGGCGGTCGGGGCACTCGGCGCGGCGCTCGCGCTGGGCGAGGTGGCCCGCGCCGACGTCGTACCCGCCGCCTTCGGCCGCGACCTGTCGCTCCACTCCGCTCGCACGATGGTCTTCTCCAGCTCGGAGGCGGCCCGCGTCGAAGTCCTGGTGCTCGGCAACCGCCCCGGCGCGGGCGGCGACCTGCGGATAGTCTCCGGCCCGCTGGCCGACGTCCTCGACGCGCCCGGCATCCGCCGCGTCCTCGCCGCCGCGGGCGCCGACCTGACGCCCGACGGCACGGTCCGCGAACCGGCCCGCGTCGCCGCCCTGCTGATCAAGGTCGGCCACCGCCACGACGGCACCCTGCGCGGCGCCCGCACCACCGTCCTGACCAGCCAACTCGACCCCGACAAACACGTCAGGTCGGTGATGAGCGGAGTGGCCGGCTCGGTCCTGGGCACCGGCCGGCTCTTCATCTCCGCCAACTCCGTCCACCAGGCCCCGGACGGCGGCGGCCTGTGCGCGGCGATCACGACCGCGGCGCCGGCCCCGGCCGCGACCCCTGCTCCGGCGGCCGGTGCGGCGGTCGACACGGCAGGCGGCGGGGCGGACGCGGTCTCCGCCGGCGCGGCCCCCGGCGCGGCCGTGACGGGCGGCACCGTATGA
- a CDS encoding histidine phosphatase family protein produces MRLYLVRHGENPANVHHILSYRKADFRLTAHGVGQAEGMGRLLRALPGVGDAAWWSSPLRRARHTAELLAPPGTAVRVVEALRELDVGDLDGSGRPDARAAYDRVIGAWRAGSARTGFPGGESHTEATARLAGALRAVVSEPGAGAAVVVGHGGLFTEGLRALLGPGDRGRFDRASEPRWLNCEAAEVSACALPGGQLELAFAAWHSTSRTPPRGLVREP; encoded by the coding sequence ATGCGCCTGTACCTGGTGCGGCACGGGGAGAACCCGGCGAACGTGCACCACATCCTCTCCTACCGCAAAGCCGACTTCCGGCTCACCGCCCACGGTGTCGGACAGGCCGAGGGCATGGGGCGGCTGCTGCGCGCGCTGCCCGGCGTCGGCGACGCGGCGTGGTGGTCCTCGCCGCTGCGGCGTGCCCGGCACACCGCCGAGCTGCTGGCGCCGCCCGGCACCGCGGTGCGGGTCGTCGAAGCGCTGCGCGAGTTGGACGTGGGCGATCTCGACGGCTCCGGGCGCCCGGACGCCCGCGCCGCCTACGACCGGGTGATCGGAGCCTGGCGCGCGGGCTCCGCCCGGACCGGCTTCCCCGGTGGCGAGAGCCACACCGAGGCCACCGCCCGGCTGGCGGGCGCGCTGCGGGCCGTCGTGTCCGAGCCCGGCGCCGGCGCGGCGGTCGTGGTCGGCCACGGCGGTCTGTTCACCGAGGGGCTGCGCGCGCTGCTCGGCCCCGGGGACCGCGGGCGGTTCGACCGGGCGAGCGAGCCCCGGTGGCTGAACTGCGAGGCGGCGGAGGTCTCCGCGTGCGCCCTCCCGGGCGGCCAACTGGAATTGGCCTTCGCCGCCTGGCACTCGACGAGCCGTACGCCTCCCCGCGGTCTCGTCCGGGAGCCGTGA
- a CDS encoding class II D-tagatose-bisphosphate aldolase non-catalytic subunit — MSKNAVDAAINVAYRRRRRIMLIPSRRQVETAAQGGGYVEGWTTESFADYVHSQDPDGLVLLCRDHGGPYQNPEEKRQRYSLGAALKSAAQSYEDDIRQGFDLLHIDTSVDLGGVAPLEAAIDRAVELYGQAVETARSLGKEPLFEIGFEDQGADTNDPVEFEEQVATALGRLESVGLPQPTFIVAQTATKVMETRNVGALTVAPFAVAAAVRSLVRVTRRHGTALKAHNCDYLSGEQLSYLNAAGVDALNVAPEFGVVETRAFLALLDELGLPVLRERFLEAAYASRSWEKWMHPATTAGDTDRAVIAGHYTFATEGFHALKEVAANAAAKRGIDIDARLRDAVARSIDHYAAALPDAALPSTASASASALAG; from the coding sequence ATGTCGAAGAACGCCGTGGACGCCGCGATCAATGTGGCGTACCGGCGCCGGCGCCGGATCATGCTCATCCCCAGCCGCCGCCAGGTGGAGACGGCCGCCCAGGGCGGCGGCTACGTGGAGGGCTGGACCACCGAGTCGTTCGCGGACTACGTCCACTCCCAGGACCCCGACGGCCTGGTGCTGCTCTGCCGGGACCACGGCGGCCCCTACCAGAACCCGGAGGAGAAGCGCCAGCGCTACTCCCTCGGCGCGGCACTGAAGTCCGCGGCCCAGTCGTACGAGGACGACATCCGGCAGGGTTTCGACCTCCTGCACATCGACACCTCCGTGGACCTCGGCGGTGTCGCCCCGCTGGAGGCCGCCATCGACCGGGCCGTCGAGCTGTACGGCCAGGCCGTCGAGACGGCGAGGTCGCTGGGCAAGGAGCCGCTCTTCGAGATCGGCTTCGAGGACCAGGGCGCCGACACCAACGACCCCGTCGAGTTCGAGGAGCAGGTGGCCACCGCGCTGGGCCGGCTGGAGAGCGTCGGGCTGCCCCAGCCGACCTTCATCGTCGCGCAGACGGCGACGAAGGTCATGGAGACCCGCAACGTGGGCGCGCTCACCGTCGCGCCGTTCGCCGTCGCGGCCGCGGTGCGCTCCCTGGTCCGCGTCACCCGCCGGCACGGCACCGCCCTGAAGGCGCACAACTGCGACTACCTCAGCGGCGAGCAGTTGAGCTACCTGAACGCGGCCGGTGTGGACGCGCTGAACGTGGCGCCCGAGTTCGGCGTCGTGGAGACGCGCGCCTTCCTGGCGCTGCTGGACGAACTCGGTCTGCCCGTCCTGCGCGAGCGCTTCCTCGAAGCGGCCTACGCCAGCCGTTCCTGGGAGAAGTGGATGCACCCGGCGACCACCGCGGGCGACACCGACCGAGCGGTGATCGCGGGGCACTACACCTTCGCCACCGAGGGTTTCCACGCGCTCAAGGAGGTCGCGGCGAACGCCGCGGCGAAGCGGGGCATCGACATCGACGCCCGGCTCCGGGACGCGGTCGCCCGCTCCATCGACCACTACGCCGCCGCGCTTCCCGACGCCGCCCTGCCCAGCACGGCGTCCGCGTCCGCGTCCGCGCTGGCCGGCTGA
- a CDS encoding LLM class oxidoreductase, with protein MSGPAPGGGSALALLAPGPGTLTLGVELPLDNDWSTAGRQRTRAAGRPSGVPDLRHHRERAALADRLGYTALWLRDVPLWDPGFGDAGQVYDPFPYLGHLAAATSRILLGTAAIALPLRHPLHVAKMAASVDRLSDGRLLLGIASGDRPLEYPAFGVDYAERGQAVRDAVRIMREAWRPVPEQDGGPTVRVLPTPAQPTVPLLMAGHGRQSPQWLAAHLDGHFTYHRRPADMRPVAERWLEVCGDTPRPLLTTMFVDLAEDPGAPVRPIRFGARLGRDALTDYLTGLQKCGVAHVALNFRFSERPVEDALKEIAAYVLPVFCGPDRT; from the coding sequence ATGAGCGGGCCGGCACCCGGGGGCGGGTCCGCCCTCGCCCTCCTGGCCCCCGGGCCGGGAACCCTCACCCTCGGCGTCGAACTCCCCCTCGACAACGACTGGTCGACGGCCGGCCGGCAGCGGACCCGCGCGGCCGGCCGGCCCTCGGGCGTACCCGACCTGCGCCACCACCGCGAACGCGCCGCGCTCGCGGACCGCCTCGGGTACACCGCCCTGTGGTTGCGCGACGTCCCGCTGTGGGACCCCGGCTTCGGCGACGCCGGACAGGTGTACGACCCCTTCCCGTACCTCGGCCATCTCGCGGCGGCCACCAGCCGGATCCTGCTGGGTACCGCCGCGATCGCCCTGCCCCTGCGCCACCCGCTGCACGTGGCGAAGATGGCGGCCAGCGTCGACCGGCTCAGCGACGGCCGGCTGCTCCTCGGCATCGCCTCCGGGGACCGGCCCTTGGAATACCCGGCCTTCGGCGTGGACTACGCCGAGCGCGGCCAGGCGGTACGCGACGCCGTACGGATCATGCGGGAGGCGTGGCGGCCGGTGCCGGAGCAGGACGGCGGGCCCACCGTACGGGTACTGCCCACTCCCGCCCAGCCGACCGTTCCGCTGCTGATGGCCGGACACGGCCGGCAGTCCCCGCAGTGGCTGGCGGCCCATCTCGACGGTCACTTCACCTATCACCGGCGGCCCGCCGACATGCGGCCGGTGGCCGAACGCTGGCTGGAGGTGTGCGGGGACACTCCCCGCCCACTGCTGACCACCATGTTCGTCGACCTCGCGGAGGACCCCGGCGCTCCCGTCCGGCCGATCCGCTTCGGCGCCCGGCTCGGACGGGACGCGCTCACCGACTACCTGACCGGCCTGCAGAAGTGCGGCGTGGCCCACGTCGCGCTCAACTTCCGGTTCAGCGAGCGCCCGGTGGAGGACGCGCTGAAGGAGATCGCCGCGTACGTGCTGCCGGTGTTCTGCGGACCCGACCGGACGTAG
- a CDS encoding MFS transporter — protein MPIALFALALSAFAIGTTEFVIMGLLPNVADDLHVSITSAGLLVTGYALGVVIGAPVLTAFFGRLPRKNAILLLSGIFLVGNLLCAVAPSYGTLMAARFLTACAHGAFFGIASVVAADLVSREKQASAIAMVFTGSTVANVLGVPLGTFLGQNFGWRSTFWAVTVIALLATIGTALLVPTIQRQNPPSFRAEMNVLKRRQVLLALLITVFGYGGVFTLFTFITPLLTDVTGYAPSTVSWLLVLFGTGLFLGNLLAGKAADRYLMPTIYVVLAALSLVLLVFGYTSHNKAAAAVSVLLLGATAFGTVPPLQIRVLQKASDAPAVASAFNISAFNVANAGGSFIGGRVIAAGLGLPALGPVAAVVSFVGLAVAAYSGWLDTHGKPGDRAVPAAPEQALEAGLASPSVEAR, from the coding sequence ATGCCCATCGCCCTGTTCGCGCTCGCGCTGAGCGCGTTCGCCATCGGGACCACCGAATTCGTGATCATGGGCCTGCTGCCCAACGTCGCCGACGACCTGCACGTCAGCATCACCTCCGCCGGGCTACTCGTGACCGGCTACGCCCTCGGGGTCGTCATCGGGGCCCCCGTCCTCACCGCCTTCTTCGGACGGCTCCCCCGCAAGAACGCCATCCTGCTGCTGAGCGGCATCTTCCTGGTCGGCAACCTGCTGTGCGCCGTGGCCCCCAGCTACGGCACCCTAATGGCCGCCCGCTTCCTCACCGCCTGCGCGCACGGCGCCTTCTTCGGCATCGCCTCGGTCGTGGCGGCCGACCTGGTCAGCAGGGAAAAGCAGGCCAGCGCCATCGCGATGGTCTTCACCGGGTCCACCGTGGCCAACGTGCTCGGTGTCCCCCTGGGTACCTTTCTCGGCCAGAACTTCGGCTGGCGCTCGACCTTCTGGGCGGTGACCGTGATCGCGCTGCTGGCCACCATCGGCACCGCCCTGCTCGTCCCGACCATCCAGCGGCAGAACCCGCCCAGCTTCCGCGCCGAGATGAACGTCCTCAAGCGCCGCCAGGTACTGCTGGCCCTGCTCATCACCGTGTTCGGCTACGGCGGCGTCTTCACCCTTTTCACGTTCATCACACCGCTGCTCACCGACGTCACCGGCTACGCCCCGTCCACCGTGAGCTGGCTGCTGGTGCTCTTCGGCACCGGCCTGTTCCTCGGCAACCTCCTGGCCGGCAAGGCCGCCGACCGGTACCTGATGCCCACCATCTACGTGGTGCTGGCGGCGCTCAGCCTGGTCCTGCTCGTGTTCGGCTACACCAGCCACAACAAGGCCGCCGCCGCCGTCTCGGTACTCCTGCTGGGCGCCACGGCGTTCGGCACCGTACCGCCGCTGCAGATCCGGGTCCTGCAGAAGGCCAGCGACGCGCCCGCCGTGGCCAGCGCGTTCAACATCTCCGCGTTCAACGTGGCCAACGCCGGCGGCTCCTTCATCGGCGGCCGGGTCATCGCGGCCGGCCTCGGACTGCCCGCCTTGGGCCCGGTCGCCGCCGTGGTGTCCTTCGTCGGCCTGGCCGTCGCGGCCTACTCCGGCTGGCTCGACACCCACGGCAAACCGGGCGACCGCGCGGTGCCCGCCGCCCCGGAACAGGCGCTCGAGGCCGGCCTCGCCTCCCCGTCGGTCGAAGCCCGATGA
- a CDS encoding MarR family winged helix-turn-helix transcriptional regulator: protein MPLINQVRPLIELPTALEHRWQTLRLLEARIEEALSRALQTEHQLSVTEYAALAALGFSDDGGHLRQQFLADSIPLNQSSVSRLVGRLEKLGLTERYLCPQDRRGVYTQISDKGRERLAAARETWVRVLREALGQAAEDPELAPAAVWLSEEAGLSQSR, encoded by the coding sequence GTGCCGCTCATCAACCAGGTGAGGCCCCTCATCGAGCTGCCGACCGCGCTCGAACACCGGTGGCAGACGCTGCGCCTCCTTGAAGCGCGTATCGAAGAGGCGCTCTCGCGGGCGCTCCAGACGGAGCACCAGCTGTCGGTGACCGAGTACGCCGCGCTGGCCGCGCTCGGCTTCTCCGACGACGGCGGGCACCTCAGACAGCAGTTCCTGGCCGACTCGATCCCGCTCAACCAGAGTTCCGTCAGCCGGCTGGTCGGTCGGCTGGAGAAGCTCGGGCTGACCGAGCGCTACCTGTGCCCGCAGGACCGCCGCGGTGTGTACACCCAGATCAGTGACAAGGGCCGGGAGCGGCTGGCGGCCGCCCGGGAGACCTGGGTCCGCGTGCTGCGGGAGGCACTGGGCCAGGCGGCCGAGGACCCGGAGCTCGCCCCGGCCGCCGTCTGGCTCAGTGAGGAAGCCGGTCTGTCGCAGAGCCGATGA
- a CDS encoding HAD-IA family hydrolase, producing the protein MSVSDLPEGLPGGMSAVTTARAVLFDLDGVLVDSSPVIDRVWRDWAGRHAIAWEAVRPLLPGRRASETVALLAPELDSDAEGRELERVQSADLAGVSACPGAVPLLAELTGFPWAIVTSGSRATATTRLRATGLRVPEVLVTADDVTLGKPHPEGYLAAARRLGVPPGECLVVEDADAGVRAARAAGTRVVGIAGYGLGASAGAVDLTVASPAELLGLIGSATDRLPH; encoded by the coding sequence ATGTCTGTGTCTGATCTGCCCGAGGGCCTGCCCGGGGGAATGTCCGCGGTCACGACCGCGCGTGCCGTCCTGTTCGACCTGGACGGGGTCCTGGTGGACTCCTCGCCGGTGATCGACAGGGTGTGGCGCGACTGGGCCGGCCGGCACGCGATCGCCTGGGAGGCGGTGCGTCCGCTGCTGCCGGGCCGCCGCGCGAGCGAGACGGTCGCGCTGCTGGCGCCGGAACTGGACTCGGACGCCGAGGGACGTGAACTCGAACGAGTGCAGTCCGCCGACCTGGCGGGCGTCTCCGCGTGCCCGGGAGCCGTACCGCTGCTCGCCGAGCTGACCGGGTTTCCGTGGGCGATCGTGACCTCCGGAAGCCGCGCCACCGCGACGACCCGGCTGCGGGCGACCGGGCTCCGGGTGCCCGAGGTGCTGGTCACGGCCGACGACGTGACGCTGGGAAAGCCGCATCCCGAGGGCTATCTGGCGGCGGCGCGGCGGCTGGGGGTGCCGCCCGGGGAGTGCCTGGTGGTGGAGGACGCCGACGCGGGCGTCCGGGCGGCCAGGGCGGCGGGCACCCGGGTGGTGGGGATCGCGGGCTACGGTCTGGGGGCCTCGGCCGGCGCCGTGGACCTGACCGTGGCGAGCCCGGCCGAGCTGCTCGGGCTCATCGGCTCTGCGACAGACCGGCTTCCTCACTGA
- a CDS encoding AfsR/SARP family transcriptional regulator: MGAFIRATLLGEFGVTVDGQRMPVPPLRQRMLLALLLAEAPRRVPAPLLIQELWDNRRPGNERAALHIHMTRLRRLLAWTDPRLTDVIRTENDSYRLVCGGLYVDLAAYHSAYASAQASRRGGDAAAERRHIEEAIALWRGDLLEDLPTGRVYTARRRQLQEYNLDLTERLHELQIRAGEYTSAVRSLRRIVAAHPLRESAWFLLMKALEADGRGAEAVAAFSTAREVFATELGVEPGTQLRSLFQTLLAA; the protein is encoded by the coding sequence GTGGGCGCATTCATCCGGGCGACCCTTCTCGGGGAGTTCGGGGTCACCGTCGACGGGCAGCGCATGCCCGTCCCGCCGCTCAGACAGCGGATGTTGCTGGCCCTCCTGCTCGCCGAGGCACCACGTCGGGTACCCGCGCCGCTGTTGATCCAGGAACTGTGGGACAACCGCCGCCCCGGCAACGAACGGGCCGCCCTGCACATCCACATGACGCGGCTGCGCCGGCTCCTGGCGTGGACCGATCCGCGGCTGACCGACGTCATCCGCACCGAGAACGACTCCTACCGCCTGGTGTGCGGTGGGCTGTACGTGGATCTGGCCGCCTACCACAGCGCGTACGCCAGTGCCCAGGCGAGTCGGCGCGGCGGGGACGCCGCCGCGGAGCGCCGGCACATCGAGGAGGCCATCGCGCTGTGGCGGGGCGATCTGCTGGAGGACCTGCCGACCGGGCGGGTGTACACCGCCAGACGTCGCCAGCTGCAGGAGTACAACCTGGATCTGACCGAGCGACTGCACGAACTGCAGATCCGGGCCGGTGAGTACACCAGCGCGGTGCGGAGCCTGCGCCGCATCGTCGCGGCCCACCCGCTCCGCGAGAGCGCCTGGTTCCTGCTGATGAAGGCGCTGGAGGCGGACGGGCGCGGCGCGGAGGCGGTCGCCGCCTTCAGCACCGCCCGCGAGGTGTTCGCGACCGAGCTGGGCGTGGAACCGGGAACCCAGCTGCGGAGCCTGTTCCAGACGCTTCTGGCGGCCTGA
- a CDS encoding ThuA domain-containing protein, with amino-acid sequence MTRALYLYGGWPGHRPYDVAEWVLTETKELGLDVDTVNDPYRLEQDLTGYDLIIIGWTQAHTTENLTTRQEDSLLHAVENGTGVAGWHGMAASFRASLRYNQLIGGNCVSHPGGEGVEVPYTVRIVDPAHKVTDRVADFPVASEQYYMHVDPTNHVLAETEFSGEHLPWIAGSRMPVAWVRTWGAGRVFYSSVGHYPKDLQQPDAARLLRQGIAWACR; translated from the coding sequence GTGACGCGCGCCCTGTACCTGTACGGAGGATGGCCCGGTCACCGGCCCTACGACGTCGCGGAATGGGTCCTGACCGAAACGAAGGAGCTCGGGCTGGACGTCGACACCGTCAACGATCCCTACCGCCTCGAACAGGACCTGACCGGCTACGACCTGATCATCATCGGCTGGACCCAGGCCCACACCACCGAGAACCTCACGACACGCCAGGAGGACAGCCTGCTGCACGCCGTCGAGAACGGGACCGGGGTGGCCGGCTGGCACGGCATGGCCGCCTCGTTCCGCGCGAGCCTGCGCTACAACCAGCTGATCGGCGGCAACTGCGTCTCCCACCCCGGTGGCGAGGGCGTCGAGGTCCCGTACACGGTGCGGATCGTCGATCCCGCGCACAAGGTGACCGACCGGGTGGCGGACTTCCCGGTCGCCTCCGAGCAGTACTACATGCATGTCGACCCGACCAACCACGTGCTGGCGGAGACCGAGTTCAGCGGGGAGCACCTGCCGTGGATAGCGGGCTCGCGCATGCCGGTCGCCTGGGTACGGACCTGGGGCGCCGGCCGGGTCTTCTACAGCTCCGTCGGCCACTACCCCAAGGACCTGCAACAGCCCGACGCCGCCCGTCTCCTGCGCCAGGGGATCGCCTGGGCATGTCGTTGA
- a CDS encoding FG-GAP repeat domain-containing protein, which translates to MQVPYFEREVLADGLTDGYWIQAVDLNGSGRPGLLTSGLAEGVVRWYENPGWTPHVIARMSQPVAWAAADITGDGTLDLAVCHDYGKSMYAHTPDDGSISWLRNPGPGLLGSPWEVRRIGGLVSAHRLRLGHFTSAERLQLLALPVVGGIGGRAGMEQPAVVTVLNRPDDVLAAPEWEVAAVDDASFRILHDYVPAGTSGSGLERFVVASREGLSSYGWDGGADAWTARRFGGGEDGQQARTGFRGSSSVALGGLPAQGARYAATIEPFHGNTVAVYVESPDAGMWRRTVLDVYGDPNDVGEGPGHHVVAADFDGDGEDEFLVALRGPMPWQGVFYYKAVDVAAGLWTKKRVSQDSAARIAVADFNGDGALDFATTGYYTPGYFLADNPVVAVYRNLGL; encoded by the coding sequence GTGCAGGTTCCGTACTTCGAGCGCGAAGTGCTGGCGGACGGCCTCACCGACGGGTATTGGATCCAGGCGGTCGACCTCAACGGCTCCGGCCGTCCGGGGCTGCTGACGTCGGGTCTGGCCGAGGGCGTGGTCCGCTGGTACGAGAACCCGGGCTGGACCCCGCACGTCATCGCACGGATGAGTCAGCCGGTGGCCTGGGCGGCAGCCGACATCACCGGCGACGGAACGCTCGACCTCGCCGTGTGCCACGACTACGGCAAGAGCATGTACGCGCACACGCCCGACGACGGATCCATCTCCTGGTTGCGCAACCCGGGCCCCGGCCTGCTCGGCAGCCCCTGGGAGGTGCGCCGGATCGGCGGCCTGGTCTCCGCGCACCGCCTGCGGCTGGGGCACTTCACCAGCGCGGAGCGGCTCCAGCTCCTCGCCCTGCCGGTGGTGGGCGGAATCGGCGGACGCGCCGGCATGGAGCAGCCGGCCGTGGTGACCGTGCTGAACCGGCCGGACGACGTGCTGGCGGCGCCCGAGTGGGAGGTGGCGGCCGTGGACGACGCCTCCTTCCGGATCCTGCACGACTACGTGCCCGCCGGGACGTCCGGGTCGGGTCTGGAGAGGTTCGTCGTGGCGAGCCGCGAGGGCCTGAGCAGCTACGGGTGGGACGGCGGCGCGGACGCCTGGACCGCGCGCCGGTTCGGCGGCGGGGAGGACGGCCAGCAGGCCCGGACGGGGTTCCGCGGGAGCAGCAGTGTCGCGCTGGGCGGACTGCCCGCCCAGGGCGCGCGCTACGCGGCGACGATCGAGCCGTTCCACGGCAACACGGTCGCGGTGTACGTGGAGTCCCCGGACGCGGGGATGTGGCGGCGGACCGTCCTCGACGTGTACGGCGACCCGAACGACGTGGGAGAGGGGCCGGGCCACCACGTCGTGGCCGCCGACTTCGACGGCGACGGAGAGGACGAGTTCCTGGTCGCCCTGCGCGGGCCGATGCCCTGGCAGGGCGTCTTCTACTACAAGGCGGTGGACGTGGCCGCGGGCCTGTGGACGAAGAAGCGGGTGTCGCAGGACTCCGCGGCCCGGATCGCGGTCGCCGACTTCAACGGCGACGGAGCCCTGGACTTCGCCACCACCGGTTACTACACACCCGGTTACTTCCTGGCCGACAACCCGGTCGTGGCCGTCTACCGGAACCTCGGCCTCTGA